From the genome of Adhaeribacter pallidiroseus:
TATTGACAAGAAGGTAGATCCTGCTATTTATAAAAGTATTATAAATGAGTTAAAATGCCTTCAAAACGTACATTTTATAAAACGTTTTACTTGTTTTTGGGCTGGATTTGGGATTGTACAAGCTACTTATCAGGGTATAAAAGAATTAATTAATAACCATATAGCATTTGATTATTTGATTCTGCTAAGTGGTCAGGATTACCCAATTAAAACTAACGAGTACATACAGCAATTTTTGCAAGAGCACCAAGGACAATCTTTCATTAATTTTAATCCGTTTCCATTTGATGAATGGGAAGGTGAACGCGGTGGCTGGAACCGGATAGAGTATTGGCATATAATCACCCAAAAATTGTACTATATTTTACCTTGGCTACCTATTTCTTCAAATGGAAATATTTTAAAGAATATTTTTAAAAAAGTAATATCAAAACTAATAAATAAAAGAACCATTCCTGGTGGATTGCACCCGTACGGTGGAGCGCAATTTTGGTGTTTGCACCAAGAGCATGTAAAGTATATTCACCAATTTATTAGCAAGCATCCTAGCTATTTTCGCTTTTTCCGGTTTGTATACGTGCCGGACGAAATTTTATTTCAAACGATTATTGGCAATTCTAGCTACACTAACAAGTTGGAGAATGATACATTACATTATATAGATTGGTCTAGGGTTAATAAAATTTTTACCAAAACTGATCTTAGAGCTATTCAGCAAAATAAGTGCCTCTTTGCCCGTAAGTTTGATCGTACGGTAGATGCAGAAATTTTAGATTTAATTGATACAGAAATACTTGGTATTAAATTCTAAAAGAATGTGTGTTAATATTATTAGAATAGTATGCTTGCAAATAGATTCAAGATTTTGTTTTGTCAAAAACTAAGATTCAGTAATTATAGCTTTGTAGTTTGATGATGGTTTTGGTATAAGTAGTTTTTTTTAATTTGGTTTGAAAGATCGTTTCATGCCTTATTTATAATCTACAAAACCTATTTGCTGATTTTACTCTGATTATGGCAAAGCTTCGTCAAAAATATATTGTAACAAACAATTTAGGTGTTTGTTTTATTAAGTATAAGACTTTCTTTATTTATTAAAGTTTCAATTGAATACATGAAGTAAGCTAACGCGATAAATAATTCTTTATACTCCGTAATATCCCAACTTCTGATAAAGTTATTTCCAAAAGCTAAATATATAACTTGAGTAAATAAACATACAAGTAGAACAATACTTATTGTAAATATATTTTGCCATTGGTTTGTATAGAATCTACTATAACTAAACAAAATCCATAGAGTAGTAAAATAAGCTAGTTGACTGAACACTATATTCCACATGTCGTAATTGTAGGCAACAAATGTAGAACTTACTAAAACAATAAACCGACTAGGTATAAAAAACAATAAGGCACTCTTTTTTTTAAAAAAATAGGTATAATCATTCACAAAAGGGAATAATATCAAGAAAATAAATGAAAAAAATAAAATACATTTTCTGTTTCGTTGGAATAGAAATTATGTAAATTCATTTCATTTTGAATATTCCCTTCAAATATTTTTGGTGTTTTTATCGTAAAAATTCGTTGAAACCAAGAAATTTCTTCCATACCTATTACAAAAAAGCATAATCCAAACAAAATAGAAATTGCTAAAACTGATTTATATTCAGAAATGAGCTGGTGTTTTAATTTAAAACTTAAATAAATAAAAATGGCAGAACTCAAGAAAAACAGATAGGCCGTGATGATTTCGATAAGTTGATCTTCGCGGCTAATGTCCGAAAACTTTTCTGGGTTTTTTATAAATAGTGCTATAAAGGTGATAGAACATGAAATAACAGTAAGAATGATTGCCTTTTTAATTTTAACTGGTATTCTTCCTTGTGCAAATAATTCAATTGTGTTTTCTTTTGTATTATCATTAATACATTGTTCTTTCTTTGAATGAGAAAACAATTTTATACCGTAAATTAATAGAAAGCTACTGCTACCTATTAATGCTGTTCGTGTTAAATAAAGCTCGTTGAATTGAGGTTTATTTTCTTCAATTAGTTCGTAAATAAAATTTCTGTGTAAAAATCCGCCTTCCCAAAGCCCAGATACTGAATGATTATGGATGAAAATAATATCAATGGCTATAACAATCAGAATAAATAAAAAAGAAAGGAAGAATAGTAATAGAGATCTCAAATAATTATTTTTCAAAATCAGATTAGCCTTAAGGTCTTTATTGGGGGAAGCTGTGCTAGTTTTCATGTTATTACAGACTTGCTATCATAATAAAATTTATTTGTATTCAGAGTTAAAAATACTTACTGGATGTAAATTTTAGTAAATAATAGGTATGATAAAAGGAAGTGTAAACAAGGTATACGAATGCAAGTAGTTTGCTGTGAAAATTAGATTTTTTTAAATTTTTGTTGCCATAGCTACTACCGGAGAGTTAAAATTAATCCCTTTTATTAGATCATCGGATCACATTGATTTTTAATTTTATAAAGTTTTATGATTGACTCAACACGCTAATTACTATTTATAGATCGCTTTTGTGTTTCCGGCAGCTATTTTCTAATAATTATCACCTGCTTATAGAACGAATATTATAAAATATCAGTAAATTTATATATTAATTTTGAGTAATAAAACTCAAGGTTTTTTATTTGTTATGTTTAAGGCAAAATTTCTAGTTGTATTGTCTCTTATTCTTGTTTTTATCTCACCTGAATTTAAAACAAGTTTTTTTAGATTTGATTTCAGAAGAGCTCTTGCGTTTAGTAAAAAGGCTAGTCCTTCAATTAAGGAAAATAAATTTGTACAGAATAAATATGGGAGTAATAGGACGACATTGCCTGCTTCTACTTCTTTTACATTTACCTTAAGCAATAGTGCTAGAGTTAGTGCGGGTGTTTATATTACAGATGGCACTCTGATAAAAACACTTTGGAGTGGTATTTTCTATAAAGCGGGCACGCATACCGGAACCTGGGACGGCACCGACGACCAAGGACGGCGTGTGGCGGATGCTAACTATACTATTCGGGTGCTTTCTAATAATGTTACGTATACCTGGGAGGGTGTTATTGGGAATACATCCGATAGTTTAACTGGTTCTAAGGTGCTGCGATCATTGCAAGGCATAGCCGGTATGGCCATTTCTGGCAATACTGCTTATATAGCCACTCATTATAATGAAGGTTCTCCCGCTCAGCTTAAGATTCATTTAAATAATCCTCAAATCAGACAACCCTTGTTTTTAGATCATACAGGTACGGGCCAGAATACAACTTTTGTAGCCACAGATGATAATAAGGTTTATTGGGCTGGATTTGACCCGTTTCAGCCTACCCGTTCTTTTGTCTGGGCATCCCAGGTAAGCAATGATGCCGAAGTAAAGTTTGCTAAAGGCCAGACTCAGTCCACTACCTGGGGTAGAACTTATAGTAGTGCTATAAGCGCAGTTGATGCTCTAGGCTCGGTACCAACCGGATTAGCAGTTCAAAAAAAAGGTTCTTTTTTGTTCGTATCGCGCAAAAAATTAAATAAACTTTACGTGCTTCATAAAATTAACGGTGCTTTAATTAAAACTTTAACTATAACTGATGTAGGGCTATTAGCGGTAGATAACACCGACCGGTTATGGGTACAAACTGGCGGCAAATTAACTAAATATAAAGTAAATAGTATCGGCACTCTTTCCCGTACGGGCGTATCTGTTAGTGGGCTAGCAGATCCACAGGGTTTAGCGGCCTCACATAATGGAGCCCTTGTGGTTGTGGCTGACGGGGGAAATAGTCAGCAATTAAAAGCTTTTAGTAATGTAACGGGGGCTGCCGCCTGGACTTACGGACAAGCTGGCGGGTATGCTACTAATGCAACGGTAAACAACAGTAAGTTTTATTTTAACGATCCCAGCCAAAATGTAGCGGGTAGTTTTATTGCTTTCCAGTCTAATAATTCTTTTTGGGTGGGTGATACTGGCAACAGGCGGGCGCAACATTATTCGGCTAATCGGAATTATATAAAAAGAATTATGTATTTGCCGGGGTTTTATAGCTGCACAGTAGATAAAAATAACCCTAGCCGGGTTTTCGCCAATTACTTAGAGTTTAAAGTAGATTACAGCAAACCCCTGGCGGCTACTAATGGATCCTGGCAATTAACAAAAAACTGGGGCTATTTTTTAAAAAATACTTTATCCAATGTAGATAATAAAAGTTTAATTAATCTTCAGTTTGTTCATACTTTAAAAAACAATCGAACTTATGGTTTCTTGCCGACTCCAAAAAATAAATACCAGATTGTAGAACTGGTACCTGGTGCCAGAATTCGGTTTACAGGCATAGAGCTAGATCGTTCTTACCAATTATATGCCGATGGTTCTTTACGGAAAATTTCGGGAGAAACCAAAGAGAACAGCATACTCACTTGGAGTAAAAAGATATTAATGGGTTTCGATACTACCAAAAATCCTATATGGGGCATTGAAAAAACTATTGCGTCCTCACCGCCAATTACTTCCGAAGACCCCGTAGTAGGAGGACACGTTGTGCGCACCGGCGAAACAACTTCGTCGGGAATAGTAGTTGCTTTTGATGGGGGCGCGGCCGGTTAGGTTACCATTTAGGCGGTATTAAAGCCGGGACTAATAAATGGCTCTGGAAAACCTCTTTAGGAACATCTCCGGATTACCAGGGTATTTTTCCGGCAGATGGGGCATTTGATAACGGTAATGGGGTAGAATATGCCGGCAGCGTGGCCATGGCTTTAGATAAAAGCATCATCTGGGGCTATCACGGTGAATTTTGGAAGCAAGGTCAAACTAATAAATGGAATCATTTTTACGATAACGGACTATTTGTTGGTCAGTTTGGCATCACCCGCTGGGATATAGCAGGGAAAGTAGCCGTTAAAGGAATGGCTGGTAATAGTTTTTCACCGGTTATTGTAAAAACCAGTGATGGAGCGGCTTACTTGTATCATAACGATGAATCAGAGCACGGAGGAATCCATCGCTGGAAAATAAATGGTTTAAATACTATCCGTGAACAAGCCATTCCGATTAAATTAGTTGCAAAAGAGCAAGGTTTGTTAGGTCAATACTTTGCAGGAACAGATCTAAATAATTTTAATATTATAACTACTCGGGTTGATCCCTTAATCAATTTTAGATGGTTGGATGGCAAACCGGCAAATACAAATCTTACCAGTTCCGAAAATTTTTCGGTTAGCTGGATGGGCTACGTAAAGCCATTATACTCCGAGGAATATACTTTTTTTACTAATTCCAACGATGGTGTAAAGTTGTGGGTAGATGGTAAACTTTTAATAGATAAATGGCAGAAGCAAACAGTAACCCAAAATAGCGCCACTATAACCTTAAAAAGCGGTAAACGTTATCCTATCCGGCTAGAATATTTCCAGCATCTTAAACCTGCCGCTGTTTCCTTGTCATGGGCTAGTTTAAGCCAGCATAAACAGATTATACCTGCAGCACAACTTTCTCCGGTTGTTGCTCCCGACAGATCCGGTGGGTTTGATCTTTTAGAAAACTTACCTTATCAGGAAATATTACAAAATGATAAATACGGGTGGAAAAGAGACCCTGTAGCAGAAGATTATTCCCAACTTTATAGTAAATGGTGGAGCGCCCGCACAGGTTTTAAGTCTTTCAAAGCACAATCTCCGGATTTATTTGCTGTTTTCACCCAAAATTTAGGTAACTATTCAATCTCTAGGAACTTAGGAAACTTTAGCAATTTAGTAGCTTGGAAGTTAACTGGTATAATCAGTTACGAAGGCAATTATCCAAATAGATATGTTGCCGATGGTTTTGATGAATCTGGCGGAAGTTATTTGGAAGTGCTGGATAATCAAGGAAAAGTAATAGTCCGAACTTTTCAGAGCATTGATTTTAGTGATAATTGGAAAACGTATGTACAAGCTAATTCCAGAATAATAGCGCAAGGTTCGGAGATAATTATGCGAACAGAAGGTAGCAAACCCCAACCCATTACTATTACTGCTAATAAAGGGAGCATGGTAGTTACCTATGGACAGTATCCTGCCATTAACACGAAAGTTTTTGATCCGAAAAGTAACTGGCGGAATCCTAAAACATTGCGCTTGTATTTCTTTGGCAATGGTTTTAATTATTCACGGGTGATTGATATTGAAAGCATGCTTTTTTCTGTAACTTCTCCGGTGTCTGCTGCCTCTGAGTCAAGCCGTAAGGTGCCACAGATTTTAAATTTAGCAGATACTATTTCTTTAGAAACTATACCTGTTTCATCGCCGGATGATAAAGGGCATAGTGCTTCTTCTGATTTTGTGGTTTATCCCAATCCGGTACAAAGTATGTTACAAATAAAGCATCCGGAAATATTAAGTAATGGTTCTGTCGAAATTATTTCTGCGGATGGCCGAAGAATTAAAAAATGGCTACTGCGTAATGGTTGTACGGTTACTTCGGTTAATGTTGCGTTCTTACGCCAAGGCTTTTATCTGATAAAATTTAATAATATTAGTTCTGTTAAAACTATCCCGTTCATTAAACAATAACTGGTTTCAAGCTGATGTGTAATCATTCTTTAAACATTTTGGTTTAGATTTTTGGATAAAAAATTTCGTTTTTTACAGAATTGTATGGCTGAATAAGTTTACTACCTAGTCTACAGATATTTTGTGTACAAGCAAATAGCTCGAAACGGAGTATAAGAGTTGCGCACCTGGGCATAGTTATGGTTAGGTTATTAAATTATAGCTGTTAGTGAAAACCTTCTAAATACTAAGAGCGGAACAAATGTGTTCCGCTCTTAGTATTTAGAAGGCACGTAGCTTACTGTACGTATTAGTGGGCATATTACTTCCAGTTAAAATCTTTAACTTCTTCGTATACTTTACAAATGCCTTCTTCTAAAGAGGTTTTAGCTTGCCACCCCAATGACTTTAGTTTAGAAACATCCATTAATTTGCGGGGAGTACCATCGGGCTTGCCGGTGTCTGTCTTAATTTCACCTTTATAACCTACTATCTTCTGAATGAGTTGGGCTAAATCCAGAATGGAAATGTCTTCGCCAACTCCTATATTAACTAAGCCCGGTTCGTTGTAAGTTTGCATTAAATAAAAGCAGGCATCAGCTAAATCGTCGGTGTGCAGGAACTCGCGTTTGGGAGTGCCACTTCCCCAGATTGTTACGGATGGCTCCTGATTTTCCCGAGCAGTAATAAACTTTCGGAGTAACGCCGGTAATACGTGCGAGTTTTGCAGGTCATAATTATCATTAGGACCATACAAATTAGTAGGCATCACCGAGATAAAGTTACAACCGTATTGCGTACGGTAGGCATCACACAATTTTATACCTGCTATTTTGGCAATGGCGTAAGCTTCATTAGTTGGCTCTAATTCCCCAGTTAATAAGTATTCTTCCTTTAAGGGCTGATGCGCTAATTTTGGATAAATGCAGGAAGATCCCAGAAATAGTAATTTTTGCACCTTACTTATATAAGCCGCATGTATTACATTAGTTTGAATCATCAGATTATCATACAGAAATTCGGCAGGGAAAGTATTATTAGCCACAATACCACCAACCTTTGCCGCTGCTAAAATTACATAATCAGGTTTATGGATGGTAAAGAACTCATTAACTTGTACTTGATTTCGGAGATCTAAATCTTTAGATGTGCTGGTAATAATATGCGAATAACCTTCTTTTTCTAATTTCCGGATGATAGCCGAGCCCACCATGCCTCGGTGGCCGGCTACATAAATTTTATCGGTTGGTTGCATCTATTCAAACTGGTTCTTTACACGATAACCCGCTTCTTGCAGCATTTTTTCCTGCACAAAATGGTTTACATCAGCTTCCATCATTTCTTTTACTAAAGCTGGTAAGTCATATTTAGGCTGCCAGCCCAATTGGGTCATCGATTTGGTGGGATCACCAATGAGTAGATCTACTTCGGTGGGTCGGAAGTAACGCGGATCTACGGCAACTACTTCTTTACCTGCTTTAAGTAAATAGTCTGGATTAATACAAGATTGAACAATACCTTTTTCATCCACACCTTCTCCACTAAATGCTAATTGAATACCTACTTCTGCAAAAGCCATTTTTACAAAGTCCCGGACAGTTGTTGTAACACCAGTGGCAATCACATAGTCTTCGGGTTTGTCTTGTTGCAGTATCAAATACATGGCTTCTACGTAATCTTTGGCATGACCCCAATCCCGGCGGGCATCCAGATTACCCAGGAAAAGCTTATCTTGTAAACCCATCGCAATTTTAGCTGCCCCGCGTGTAATTTTTCGCGTTACAAAGGTTTCACCTCTTAATGGACTTTCGTGGTTAAATAAAATGCCGTTACAAGCATACATGTTATAAGCTTCGCGGTAGTTTACGGTTATCCAATAGCCATATAACTTAGCCACGGCGTAGGGCGAACGGGGATAGAAAGGAGTAGTTTCGGATTGAGGCACCGCTTGGACCAAACCATATAGTTCGGAAGTAGAGGCTTGATAGATTTTAGTTTTTTCGGTTAATCCTAATAAGCGAACGGCCTCCAGAATACGAAGGGTGCCAATTCCGTCGGCATTAGCGGTATATTCGGGAGTGTCAAAGCTTACTTTAACGTGGCTCATAGCTCCTAAATTATAAATTTCATCAGGCTGTACTTGTTGAATGATCCGGATAATATTAGTGGAGTCACTTAAGTCGCCGTAGTGTAACCGAAAACGAATTTTTTCTTCGTGTGGATCCTGGTATAAATGATCGATCCGATCGGTATTAAACAAAGAACTTCGGCGTTTAATGCCATGAACTTCATAACCCTTACTTAATAATAAATCGGCTAAGTAAGCACCATCCTGGCCTGTAATGCCGGTAATTAAGGCTTTTTTCATTTTTAGTAACTATATCTTTTTAGTTCATTTAGGTAACAGGTATATCAATAAGAGTATAGTTCCTTTATTTAAAAATAATAAAGTCGGCTTTGTTTATAGCTCACTTGCACATACTCCTTCAATTTTATTTTTATACAGAAAGCTTATTTTACTTAAATAGCATGTTTTGTAAAATAAATCTTTTTTGCAAGTACTATACTTCTATATACACACAAGCACAATTATAAATTACACTTATTGGTTCTTACAATTCAAAATTACTATAAAAAAATGCTTCTGTGTATAAATTTTCAAATAATGTTTACATATCAATTATATAATATGTAAATACATATATGTATTGTTTTAACCCTCTTTAATAAATAATTTTACATTATTTTTATATATAATTAAATTAATGAGTATCATTGTTATAAATAAGCCATTTTGATTCCTGTCTCTGCGAAATTGGTTGTTTTATTTAAATATAAATTATTTTTATTTAAATAAATATATATATATTAAATATTGTATATATTTGCTAAAATTATTTATTGTTAAAATTTCAATAAAAAATTTAAGTATTTCTATTTACTGGCAAATAACCACTTACACCGTTTTATAGGCAAATGACACACAAATACACCACCTATTTTAAGTATATCAATATTGCAGTTGATTACTTAATCTTAAATATTGCGATTGTTATAGCTTTAAGCATTGCCGATAATATTTCATTAGTGAAGCATATATCCGAGCTATATAAACTGGATTTTCTGCTCTTAAATCTGTTTTGGTTTTATTGTGCTAAGTTATTCGGTTTATATAATAATATATTGAGTAGAGATGCTATGCCAACTATGAAAGCTACTCTGCTGGCTTTAGTTACATACTATATCGCTATATATTCCCTGAATCTTGCCTTTCCTTTTTTAAACCTTTCCTCAACCTTCTTAATAGCTTTTCACTCGGCGACAAGTGTTTTGATGCCTGTTTGGAAATTTTATTTTTTAGCTATCAGACGTTCAAAACGAAAATTCTGGGTGGAGTATACCCGGATTGTGGTTTTAGGGGCCAGTAGAGCGGGTATTGAAATGAGTAAATATTTAAATACTAATCCGCAGTTAGGCTATAAAGTAGAAGGTATTTTTGATGATAATGCCGGGTTAAATCTGGAAGATCAAACGCATTTAGGCGACATTAACGATTGCTTTGATTTTATGAAAAAATCAGGCATTTCGGAAGTGTATTGTGCCTTGCCCAACAGAGAGGTGAGCAGAATAAAATCGTTGATGCAGGAAGCAGACAAACAGATGATCCGATTTAAAATGGTGCCGGATATTAATGATTTCCTGGAACAAGATGTATATACCGGCAAAAATGGTAAATTCCCGATCTTAGTGCACCGGGCTGAGCCATTGGAAAATAAGACGAACGAAATCCGGAAAAGAGTATTTGATGTAGTATTTTCTTTATTAGTGATTGTTTTTGTGCTAAGCTGGTTAATACCCCTGTTGGGTATTATTATCAAATTAAATTCAAAAGGATCCGTATTTTTCAAACAGCTTCGTTCCGGTAAAGATAATAAGCCTTTTTATTGCTTTAAATTTAGAACCATGACCGAAAACGCCGATTCGGATACGAAGCAAACTTATAAAGGAGATATGCGGGTAACCAAAGTAGGTGCATTTCTTCGTAAAACCAGCATGGATGAATTACCGCAATTTATAAATGTTTTGTTGGGCGATATGTCGGTTGTAGGACCACGGCCGCACATGCTCAAACACACGGAGGATTATTCAGCAGTAATTGACAAATACATGGTGCGTCAGTTTCTTACTCCCGGAATTACGGGCTGGGCGCAAGTAAATGGTTTTAGAGGAGAAACGAAAGAAACCGAGTTGATGTCGAAGCGAGTAGAAGCCGATCTTTGGTACCTGGAAAACTGGTCGTTCTTACTGGATTTAAGAATAGTAGTTTTAACTATTTGGCAGGCAGTTAAAGGAAACGAAAACGCTTATTAGTGGGTATTTTTAAATTTTAGCTTCTTATAACGTGTAACCAAGTTAAAATAGGGATTATAAAAGTAGTTACGGTATAATAAAACTTTCTTTCGGTAAAAACCTTTTTGCAAGTACTAGTTACAGATCCCAATACAAGGCCAGAGACTGCTCCAATTATTCCAAATACAAGTACCTCAATTAATCCCATTTTAAATTTCTTTACTTTATCTTATTTACTCCAAAACCGACTTATTAGTTACGAAGAAATGTCATTTTGGTTGTATAAACCTGGTTTTATTTTGTAATTGAAATATGTTTATCCGAATATATCATAAAACTATATTACCTGACTTATTTATAAAGCTTATTGATTAAATAGAAAATTATACTTTGATTAGTATCATTTTTCTACTTCAAAACATGCAAAAATTTAAAAATAAATAACTTCCTAAGAGATTTTTGAAGTAATGAGCGTATAAAGCACGCGGACAGTAAAGAACTCTACTTTCCGCGTGCTTTCTTGTAAATTTTTTGAAATAGCTCTAATATCTGAATTATGAATTATCAGTCATTTGTTAGTTTCCGGTTAATCTAGGAAGTCATAGAACCACCTACTAACCTCCTTGATACCAAGATCAAATCTGATAAGTAAATTCGTGTGAAGTGAACCAGTGGTATAGTAAGATAAATTTAAATTAATCTACGAAGCACTAAGGTAGCGGCATCCGGTAAATCGTATAGGGCAGGGTACGCTGGTTTTTACCTTCGTTGTAGTCGGGTTGTTTGTTTATCTGGGAACAGCTTATGTACAAATGCCCATCTGTGGATAAGGAGTAACTATCCGGCCAGATGAGCCGATCGTCTTTCATGATGGTTTTCATTTCCAGATCAGGAGTAATCTGAACAATCGCGTAATTTTGGTAATCGCCCAAGTACAAGTTGCCATCCAGGTCAAAAATCATTCCGTCGGTAGTAGTAAAGCGGCCAAGGTCTTGCACGTGCATTTTTAGTTCTTGCTCGCTTAAATCAGGATTGCGTAAGTATTCCGTTTGAATGCGGTACAACTTATTATCGGTTAAGGGTTTGTAGTACAGCCATTCTCCATCGGGCGAGAGGGCAATGCCATCAGAGTGGATGTGCACAGGTTCGCCGCTTTTTTTAATTCTTTATCGTCTACGAGTAAGGTAAACTCCGGATCGTGTTTGACGGAGTAATGGTTTTGGAGCAACTGTCGCGTTTCTCCAGAATTTAAATCTACCACCACAATGCCGCCTTCGTTGGAGTTGGTTAAATATGCGATTTGTCTTTGCGTATCTACCCGCACGTCGTTTAGGTAACTTTTAGCGCTGAGTACACCTTCAAAAGTATAAACCCGCTCAATGGCATCGGTAGCTAAGTTTATTTTTACTAGCTTATAACTTTGCTGATATACTTGTTCCATGTTCGGACAAGCGGGATCTACTACCCAAAGACTGTTTTCGGCATCAATATATACCGCTTGCACGCATACCCATTTGTTTTTACCATCCTCACCATTCTGCCAGCTATTCATTTCTGCATTGGGGTAAGGTTTTACCTGGTTATTTGCCAACACTTCCACTACACTATATTGGTGCGGACCAGGCCATAAAGGATAATTCGTAAATAAGCGTCCTTCCTGAGAAATGGCTACTCCGGTAAGCTGGTAGGTATCATCGGCAAATAATAGCTCCAGGTTGTTATTTTGTACTTCCATTATATGAAATAACTTTAATTTTAAGTTTCTGATTAAATCTAAGTAACTAGTATACCTGTTCGAGTAAAGCCTTGTTTTAAAAAAGTTGCGGTAATTGCGGGTAAACGAGGGGTGATCCCAACCTTTCGCGATTTGGCAAAAGAAGAATTTTAAAAAATTATGCGGTTAGCGGCTAACAGAAAAGAAGAACTGCTGATAATAACCTTTTCTTTGTACTTTTACTCAGCTTAAGAGTTAAGGGGTTAATTAAAGCTTTCAGGAGTAAAATTTTAAATTTAACTAATATCTAGTTCTGATTTTAAAATCGGGTATTAAGCACTACGTTCAAGAATTCTAGAATTTGCATGAAAAAAAAGATTTTAATTACTGGAGCCAACGGACTTTTGGGCCAAAAACTGGTTACTTTGTTATTACCTAATGCTGATGTAGA
Proteins encoded in this window:
- a CDS encoding undecaprenyl-phosphate glucose phosphotransferase — encoded protein: MTHKYTTYFKYINIAVDYLILNIAIVIALSIADNISLVKHISELYKLDFLLLNLFWFYCAKLFGLYNNILSRDAMPTMKATLLALVTYYIAIYSLNLAFPFLNLSSTFLIAFHSATSVLMPVWKFYFLAIRRSKRKFWVEYTRIVVLGASRAGIEMSKYLNTNPQLGYKVEGIFDDNAGLNLEDQTHLGDINDCFDFMKKSGISEVYCALPNREVSRIKSLMQEADKQMIRFKMVPDINDFLEQDVYTGKNGKFPILVHRAEPLENKTNEIRKRVFDVVFSLLVIVFVLSWLIPLLGIIIKLNSKGSVFFKQLRSGKDNKPFYCFKFRTMTENADSDTKQTYKGDMRVTKVGAFLRKTSMDELPQFINVLLGDMSVVGPRPHMLKHTEDYSAVIDKYMVRQFLTPGITGWAQVNGFRGETKETELMSKRVEADLWYLENWSFLLDLRIVVLTIWQAVKGNENAY
- the fcl gene encoding GDP-L-fucose synthase, which translates into the protein MQPTDKIYVAGHRGMVGSAIIRKLEKEGYSHIITSTSKDLDLRNQVQVNEFFTIHKPDYVILAAAKVGGIVANNTFPAEFLYDNLMIQTNVIHAAYISKVQKLLFLGSSCIYPKLAHQPLKEEYLLTGELEPTNEAYAIAKIAGIKLCDAYRTQYGCNFISVMPTNLYGPNDNYDLQNSHVLPALLRKFITARENQEPSVTIWGSGTPKREFLHTDDLADACFYLMQTYNEPGLVNIGVGEDISILDLAQLIQKIVGYKGEIKTDTGKPDGTPRKLMDVSKLKSLGWQAKTSLEEGICKVYEEVKDFNWK
- a CDS encoding beta-1,6-N-acetylglucosaminyltransferase, producing MKIAYIILAHRYPEQLIRLVKRLHTESAIFLIHIDKKVDPAIYKSIINELKCLQNVHFIKRFTCFWAGFGIVQATYQGIKELINNHIAFDYLILLSGQDYPIKTNEYIQQFLQEHQGQSFINFNPFPFDEWEGERGGWNRIEYWHIITQKLYYILPWLPISSNGNILKNIFKKVISKLINKRTIPGGLHPYGGAQFWCLHQEHVKYIHQFISKHPSYFRFFRFVYVPDEILFQTIIGNSSYTNKLENDTLHYIDWSRVNKIFTKTDLRAIQQNKCLFARKFDRTVDAEILDLIDTEILGIKF
- a CDS encoding PA14 domain-containing protein yields the protein MALDKSIIWGYHGEFWKQGQTNKWNHFYDNGLFVGQFGITRWDIAGKVAVKGMAGNSFSPVIVKTSDGAAYLYHNDESEHGGIHRWKINGLNTIREQAIPIKLVAKEQGLLGQYFAGTDLNNFNIITTRVDPLINFRWLDGKPANTNLTSSENFSVSWMGYVKPLYSEEYTFFTNSNDGVKLWVDGKLLIDKWQKQTVTQNSATITLKSGKRYPIRLEYFQHLKPAAVSLSWASLSQHKQIIPAAQLSPVVAPDRSGGFDLLENLPYQEILQNDKYGWKRDPVAEDYSQLYSKWWSARTGFKSFKAQSPDLFAVFTQNLGNYSISRNLGNFSNLVAWKLTGIISYEGNYPNRYVADGFDESGGSYLEVLDNQGKVIVRTFQSIDFSDNWKTYVQANSRIIAQGSEIIMRTEGSKPQPITITANKGSMVVTYGQYPAINTKVFDPKSNWRNPKTLRLYFFGNGFNYSRVIDIESMLFSVTSPVSAASESSRKVPQILNLADTISLETIPVSSPDDKGHSASSDFVVYPNPVQSMLQIKHPEILSNGSVEIISADGRRIKKWLLRNGCTVTSVNVAFLRQGFYLIKFNNISSVKTIPFIKQ
- the gmd gene encoding GDP-mannose 4,6-dehydratase, whose amino-acid sequence is MKKALITGITGQDGAYLADLLLSKGYEVHGIKRRSSLFNTDRIDHLYQDPHEEKIRFRLHYGDLSDSTNIIRIIQQVQPDEIYNLGAMSHVKVSFDTPEYTANADGIGTLRILEAVRLLGLTEKTKIYQASTSELYGLVQAVPQSETTPFYPRSPYAVAKLYGYWITVNYREAYNMYACNGILFNHESPLRGETFVTRKITRGAAKIAMGLQDKLFLGNLDARRDWGHAKDYVEAMYLILQQDKPEDYVIATGVTTTVRDFVKMAFAEVGIQLAFSGEGVDEKGIVQSCINPDYLLKAGKEVVAVDPRYFRPTEVDLLIGDPTKSMTQLGWQPKYDLPALVKEMMEADVNHFVQEKMLQEAGYRVKNQFE
- a CDS encoding FlgD immunoglobulin-like domain containing protein yields the protein MPASTSFTFTLSNSARVSAGVYITDGTLIKTLWSGIFYKAGTHTGTWDGTDDQGRRVADANYTIRVLSNNVTYTWEGVIGNTSDSLTGSKVLRSLQGIAGMAISGNTAYIATHYNEGSPAQLKIHLNNPQIRQPLFLDHTGTGQNTTFVATDDNKVYWAGFDPFQPTRSFVWASQVSNDAEVKFAKGQTQSTTWGRTYSSAISAVDALGSVPTGLAVQKKGSFLFVSRKKLNKLYVLHKINGALIKTLTITDVGLLAVDNTDRLWVQTGGKLTKYKVNSIGTLSRTGVSVSGLADPQGLAASHNGALVVVADGGNSQQLKAFSNVTGAAAWTYGQAGGYATNATVNNSKFYFNDPSQNVAGSFIAFQSNNSFWVGDTGNRRAQHYSANRNYIKRIMYLPGFYSCTVDKNNPSRVFANYLEFKVDYSKPLAATNGSWQLTKNWGYFLKNTLSNVDNKSLINLQFVHTLKNNRTYGFLPTPKNKYQIVELVPGARIRFTGIELDRSYQLYADGSLRKISGETKENSILTWSKKILMGFDTTKNPIWGIEKTIASSPPITSEDPVVGGHVVRTGETTSSGIVVAFDGGAAG